From the Acipenser ruthenus chromosome 5, fAciRut3.2 maternal haplotype, whole genome shotgun sequence genome, the window TGAAATACATGCCAAGATCAAACTGAAAATGAAATAGCTTTCATTAGGTTTAAGCCAATAAAAACTGTTATTCTTCAAATTGACACATAgcaaagtagaaagaaaaaaaaaagatttttaaaatcctgttaagAAATGTCCCAATATTTTGGAGATAACTGGAGATGAAAATCATGCAATTATAATTATCCATTATGTGAATACTGcacctgttgtttttttaagctcaCAAAATACAATTGTAAATACATTGCCAAGGACTTCTGTGGGCAATATAACACTTGCCAAGGTCCCTGTCTTATTTTGAACTGATAGAAGTGCTCTGCAGGTGAGAGAACAATGAAGGTTTCTAAGATGATTCACAGCAGCAGATGCACCCTCTGAAAGAGGATGATGAACACCgccaatacattttaatacaaaggTGCAGACTAATATTATAATGCAGAATGATACAGTAAAAAATCAAGTTTTCCTTTAAACAGAGCAAATGCTGTTTAACAGCTGTCCAGTTCATTTCCAAAAATACAAATAGCaatagaaatgtattaaaaaaatactgaaatgtgCCAACTGTCCATAATACAGATTTTGATAATGTTGACCTAAATACTATGTGAGTTTAACTGAGGATCTCGTCTCATTTACTGCAACTCTACAGTTAGGATATTAGCACATAAGTATATTACTTATTGATTTCATTTGAATTTATACATTATATACTTGTTCCCATGTAATTACATTTGATTTAAAGAAGCATTATAAAGTGTTAGTGTATTGTTGCACAAGTGGTATATATTGAGATCTTCAAAGGGGAAAACCCACAGACCTAATTTAAATCTATATGTACTGTTACATAAACaagacattaaaaataaaataaacacagcagttTTAGTAAGGTTTAGATTAATCTAGTAACCAAACAGTAGATACATTAAAATAGATCGCTACTACAATCCTCTGTTCAGATCAATCACTGTAACTTTTGGAAATGTATTTCAGTCACATACAGTAAGAGAATTTGACAGTACAAACCCATTTTACTTTCTGAACTCCCTAGTGCTTATCACACTTtaaatcaaaatgtaatttatgaaaaaaaagccTACACAACTTCCATTATCATTCACAGAATGGGAGTTGGTTGCAGTCTCAATtctgtaactgcagtgaagggcACACATAGTGACAACTGCTTTCTGTTCTCTGAGTCTCTCTTTCCTTTTTAGGTTATAAGGGTGTTTAGGATAGTGTCATTGACAGCTCCACTCCAGCTCCAATTAGCACCCTATAATTTATTAGCTTCTGCTTTCAGATTATGCGTTAACTTCACAAATATTCCAGCCACAGAAACAGCAGCTATCAAGTGTCCTCTCACTGATCCAGTCTGCTGGAGCTGCAGTTCCACCTTCAAAACCCAGTGGGAGCTCTGTGCCACATCTCTGAAGCGTCACATAATAATTATTTACttgcaaaattaaaacaaacgTAAACCAAGCTGTTTTTCCCATATCTATGTTATGGGAAGCTGTTTATATAAATTGCTTTTTGACTCAATTCATGAGTTGGGGTGAACGCcccaaaatatgttttattcaaCGTTATTTATTTCACGTGTTACCACAGATAGTTTTAGGACCTtgaatacttttttctttttaatggagAGTATATTATTGATCCCAAAATAAATGTCTTACTAAGCTTTCTTTAAAACCCCAGCTGTCTGTTATAATATATATCCACCCCCCCACTTCCAAGACCAAATCCGAAccctgtatcatttttttttctattccgaAGTTCAGAAAAACAAGACTTGTTCTTTCCAGTTGTTTTCACTTGTCCTTAGTCTAGTTTATAGTATTTTTAATCACCATTAATCAACAAATGCCATACATTCCagcatgaaattaaaaacatacaatgGCAGAAAACACAGGTTCTATACGTTGGCTGCATGTTCTATACGttgtatattttgtttctttAGGTTGTGTTGTGACTGCTGGGTTAAGTACATAGGGCTTACTAGTATATTACTTTGTTTTCAGTCCATGAAAAAGTCAAAGCATAGCCTGTCTCAATATTCTACAATGTTACACAGAATAGTCCACAGTTATAGAATGTTGGATATTTAAGACAttttattggaaaaaaaacaaacccatagATTTAAAATCTCCATTACTGGTCCAataattttattaatattaatttattgaACTCATATTTTTCTCATTATATTACATCACACCACTGAAATGTTAAAACCTAACATTAAAATCTAATTACAGTGGGTCCAATTTCATTATATGATAACATTATTATCAGGAAGCATAAATCAAATCATTGACGTTTCTTGCCAGTTCTAGAAAACAAATGCTGTTTTCTTGCCTTTCTGAggaaaaaattataatttgaGTTCATTGTAAATAGAATTGCAGGTAGTGTTTTATCTTTTCTGGGGGCGGGGTGAGAGAAAATTGGCAGGTGAAAACCTCTGTAGACAATGAATTAGATATAATCAATATTATGGCTGAGATTACAAATACAATAACGTTGTCGTTCACACCATGTGAAATAATTAGCCACTGGTTCATACCCACAAATTGGTAAGGTCTGCTCAAGGCCCttcagttttaaaacacattgtgATCAATCTGGCAACACAAGTAAGATTTGAAAGCTGCAAACACTGCACAAAGGAatggaaaaaaaatcttgtagGTACATTTTCTCCTTTGAAAAGTGAACAGTAACCTACTTCTTTATTATAAAATGGAACCCACATACAGCTTCAGCCAGCATTAATAAACTGTTATACAGATTTGTGATGTCAGGGTTATTCCAAACGATCACTGCATTTTCTACATCTTAAAACTCACATTTACAACTGACTATAGAAGGCACAATACAGTTCTATCTTATTTGTTATACTCAAAATACCCAAGAACTAACAAGCAGTTTTAAACAGCTGAACTATATCAAATTTGTTTCTGTTGACATCCACAACTTgctttaaaggaaaaaaataataattaacatttataccatatttgtattatgaaaataaatactttaatggGAATATATTAATGTATTCACATGTAAAGGCCTATCTTATGTTTAGCTTTTGACATCTTGCACCAACATTAACTCAAACACTGAAGACCTTTGTAATAAAGATCTTTAATGTAACTCTCTTACAGTTACAAATGCCTATTCTTTCAATCTTTAAAAATACTGGTAACTAAAGTGGCAGAAAGACAGCGACACACACAGTAATTTCTGAGCCACTGAGATCATGTGTTGACAATGTGCTCTTTGCTgctgttttgtccagttgttcccTATGaaggctgttttattttctgttgggGGAGGGTCCAGATTTCATAAAATGCTCCTTGTAAGAAGACCAAAGCACTTGTTTGGTCAAACTCAGAGAGGGACCCCCTTGATTATCTGTTAAGTTTGAACAGTTGCTCCTGACAGCTGCAGTAGAGCAATATTAAGTCAGGTGGCTTCAAATAGCCACTAACCAGTTCAAATCAAAATGATATGTCTGTCTTTTTCTGATGTCAGGTATTTGTTATAAACTGCAGCATGGTTTCATGAATGGTGAAGTTAGTGTTAAAGCAAAACCCTTGCCGGAATTGATGTCAGttgataaaacaaaagaaaatattcaaaaacaaaacGTTCTTGTGGTTTATAAGAAATCTGTTTTTTCAGACGTTTCCTGTTGAAAGTTAAAAccttcatttaaattaaaaaaagaagtcaCTGTACATTCAAACACTCTTCTCGAGTTATCTAGAAATACAATTTGAGTCCGTTGTTTCCACTTTGTCTTTACTCCACTCAAGAAAATCAGGTGGTTGATCAGTTTGATTGATCAGTTtgatcttcttttttttctcaagtGTTTACTTCTTAGGGCTTATCAGCTCAGGAGAGGTCCACCGCAAAGGGAATAACGTCGAGCTGAAACCAAGATTAGAAAGAAACTGTCTTTAAATTTCAAAATTTCTACAAGGTAGATTTACAGGGCAGCCAAGGCAGGTTGATTTGGGGGTGCTTTAAAACCAGTATAGGTCCTTGCTTTTATCCTGAGGCTGCAGACCTAAGAAgggaaaataagaaaaaagggCAAGAAAAGAAGATTAGGGACAGGGAGAAAAATAGCCGAATTCTAGAAGACTCCCAGAGCTCTGGAATATGAAAGTAGAAACCACCCAAAGCAAAGTGAAGCGTATGGAAGCAGAAATGTGAAGAATAAGGTAGACATCTGGCACAAACAATTGCAACACCTTAATTTGAACTGCATGCAAGTTTAAAAGCGTCAATCATAAAATACAAGTTGGAATAACTGATCAACCAAAtccttgaaaaatatatatttccacttgtgttttttatttttaatgtgtttaagTTTTATAATTACCTCTTGTAGCAGAATTTTATTTTAAGCAACTTACACTTACCACATTCTTTTCCAAAAGTGCCCCACAAAATGCATGAAGTACAATGGGCTGGGTTTTTCAGTTTACAccacttatttaaaaaaaggaatacaaaccTGTTAATTCTTCAGTTCTACAATTAAACAGTTTGGAATGGTTAGTTATTTAGTTCTTACTATTTATGTAACGTTACAGTGGAGAAGCAGGTTACCATATCACTCCCTACACTGTAAAACCAAGAATCAGGAAATAAACATGAATCTTATGCCACagatatatttgtgttttaataattcCAGAATACACAAATAAACACCAATGAAACATGTATGCTAAAACGTATATTACATTTGTTGCATAAGATGTATGTTCTAAACACTTGGTTTACAGTGTAAAAGGCCCTGCATCAGTATATCATGATAGTCAACAAATCTGAAATgagattttaattaattattttgctgTTATGGAACTGGTGTGTGATTGCATGACTTGCACTCTTTCTCAATTTACCTGCATCCACATTTAGACTCAGGCTCTGACCCATGTCTGCCCCTGGTCCGGAGAAGGCCCCTGGGGTTGTCCACGCAGAGGTGGCTGCTTCACTTTTCCCAATGTCACATTGTGGGGTACCAGGAGTGGGGACAGTGGTGGGGGTCAACCGATGTGGACGTACTGAGGGCACTAACAAAGAGCTGTAGCGGGGGTCAAAGTGCGTTCCGTAGACATCGTGCATGCTGGGTCGTGGGTAGGCAGAGCTCTGTGTGCTGATTGCCCCACTGAGGGAGTACGGGTGATGATGGTGGTGTGCGTGATGCCACGGCTCAGGGGGAGCATGGTGCAAGTGGCTGTGTAAAGAGGCAGTGGAGTAAGGTTCTGTGGGGAATGGGATTTCTGTGTGAGGGGCACCCAGGGAGCTGCTGCTTAAGGTGGCTGTCACTGAAGGCTGGTAGGTGCTGTTCCAGAATGATGGAGGGAAACTTCTCTGGCTCATTGGGAATGATCCATCTGAAACAGAAATAGATAGTATATAAGCAACCCCAGCTTTAGTTTTCTTTATCAAAACTGTTCAAGTAAAACACTGGATCCAAATTCAGTTTAGCTTGGAAAAAAGCTGAGGtggagaaatatttattttaatttgagtaACACATTATTGATGAAGAATATAATTATGTCAAAATAAATGGTGTTAGACATTCagtgagtttactgaaaacaataaCTATGTTTCTAAAATGCTTTttcaatgccaaaaaaaaaattaaaataataaatggccTTTATTTCACATTGCTTAGCTTTCTTATGTTAGGAACAACTATACTATTGTAATAACAACAACAGAACAAATATCCTGTGATACAGTTCCCTGTTTTACAATGTGCTTCAATGATAAGAAATTACTTACTTAGTAAGGTAAAAAAAAGAGCTAGATATATTCTAGTGTATAACATTGTAtgttcatattttatattttcctATGTATCATAAATGAACAAAGTCTAGTATCTGATCGAAATTTAGCACTTCAAAtccactttaaaaaaatgaacaaaaatctTTGGctgatttaatattattttttgtaaaaagcaCACATTACATGTTTGAAATAAGAATGCATTCCTGCTTCACTGTATTAATATACTTTGAATAGCCTATACTGAACCCTAATTTCCCTAGTTATCAGAAAATGACTTTAAAAACCCATACATTCATCAATGcaacatatatttatttaggtatttatttatttatttaaaacactatCATCATATTGCCTTAAGCGAAGGTCTATACAGAAGACAAATTATGAATCATGATAAACATTTTTAAGTACTGCTATAAATACTGATCAAACAAGCATAACGGATGTAGTTTCTCTTGAATGTTCAGCTTCATTTTTTATCATGATTTGCATTCCACAAGAAATACACCCAGCCTTGCAGATAGTATTTGTGAAGGAAAGTGTCTATAATGTTGCTTAAATCAGTTAATTCCTtgtgctttttgtattttttaagcgAATACATCGTGGAACTTTGCCAAATAACTAGCAACTATAACTGACACAGATGTCAAGAAGGTCACACCAATGTACATTAATCAAACCCTGGCACACATCATTCACATTACAAAGTGGTCTGTAcagatttacatttatttattctgtCTATACACAAAGCTATCAAAACGTCATGGTCTTACAATATGTTTGACTTTTCTCCTATTCCAAATCAATGgtagaattaaattaaatgttatatatatatatatatatatatatatatatatatatatatatatatatatatatatatatatatcaattagaGCAAATTTATGGGCAACAGCCAGACAGTCTCAAACTAAGAAATACGATAGCAAAGTAATTGCTTCCACAATGGTGTGTAATTAAATTATATGTCCTCCTTTTTGAAGAAATAATGAATTTGAGTGTCAAATAATTTCACTGCGATCTATTTTGATGTGttcactactacgactactactactaatacaacTTCCgtataaccatgtttatttgaTAAATTTAGCCATGCATATTTCAAGTGAAGAATTGAAAGAAGAACTCTGAATATGCAAGAACTTTGAATAAGCATAAGAACTTTGAAAAAGCAAAGTGTTCCCCAGTACCAAAtggttattttgtgtgttttcgATTTAAAGCCAAACGTTTAGTATTTAACTTGAATTGAGAACTGACTACTTGATGGGCAGAAGAAACGcaagtgttaccaaaataaacagtaccgtgtataatatataaacattaatacTGGAAAATGTTTACAATCGGTTACATTTGatttatgtttaattattaaacactTGGTGTACAgtgcacatatttaaaaatgccCAAACTTTAACTATTACAATGTGCACACTgtcatattaataaaacaaatgcatcgTTAAAAAATGCGGGTGCATACCGTTTTGGAAAAGCATACATACATGCGCTACTAAGCATCTCGGTTTCAATATGGTTGAACGTTCTACGAAACGTATTTGCTTTGTTCAATTTTCAAATTCTTAGACATGCTCACCTCTCCAGGAGGACGTGTTTCTTGCTGACTTGGTAGCTGCCGTGCTGGGCGCGTAACTGCCGGGCTGGCTTAAAGCTCTGCTAAAATGTTCATCTACAACAGAGCTGATGTCCCCTTGAAAATAGGTGAAGAGAACGCATCTTGAGTTGATGTATTCCGCTTCGGGAGGACACTCTTTCTCGCGGCCGCAATCCTCTTCTTTTACAGTGGGAGCAGAATGGCTGGAAAACGAGCTCGCGCCGCTGCTGCTTTCTGGAGCTTCTTGCATTTTTGAATAAAAGGCTAGCTTCTGTAACAAAGATGACAATCAATAAATCAAAAAGACGAAAAGAGAATGAAACAAAATTAACATCCCAGTTCACCTGTTGCATAGTTAAGCCGATTTTAAGATGTGTTAATTTTCTCTGGAAACCAAAGTCcaatttttatttggaataattATGTAAATTGACTCACTGCCATGAGACTTAATTTCATGCTTTCTTAATCTCAGTTTAGTTATCATGCCAGGTAACCAATTACACGACGGAATTCTATGTGTGCATGCCTGTGCTTCTCAAACAGATTAATGTTACAATTAGCGCAATTAAAACACTCATCCTCACAAACTATACGTGTAAAATAATCCCCGTTACAACTGTCTACGAGGATCTATCATACATCTTAGAAACTTCAACTCAGAGGAAATCCTGTCCAATTCAGATAAACACAAATGCAATACGCCCCTAATCATCAACAAAAGACCGTGTTGAGCCTCTATAGCCTATATCCATCAATCATATACGAGATAGTAAAATAGAGCATAGCTAATGTGTTCTGTAATATACTTAGGCTTCttggtgtgtttattatttaaatttgccTCGCATCCTAAATATAGCCTGCTTTTTATATAGGGTAGGAATTCCTAGCTCAAATCATGGCTCATTTTAAGAAGTCACACTATTTAAAATATGAAGACCTTCTAGCTGTTCAAACGAAGATCCAATTTTGGATATTGACCGTGAGGTTCAAAGAAAGTGGCAAAAGTTCTCCGGGAGAAGGAAAGGGAAACTAAATAAGTCCTTTCAAGTACAGAAAAAGCTACTAAATATTTCATACTTCATAATTGTAGTCTTTATGTTATAATAACATGTTCAGCCTTTGTTTTAGAACTGTAGAATACGTTAGCCACACTGTGCTGTAGACATTCTTGCcattgaatttgtattttatcggtgtttttttttaaatctaaatgtttaataattaaacatatgCAACAGATTTTAATCATATTGTAGTATTCATATGGTTTACACGgtaatgtttattttggtaacacttgtGTTATTTGTGCATCTAAAGTACATTgtcaaaaacattaaaatgtgtttaaaactaTTGCATAAGATTTATGTAATACTTAAACAATTCATTTAATTGTATGCCTATAAATATACAGATAGTAAAGTTATATCAATGTGGTCCAGCCGAAACTGTGCATAACGGTTCACTTTACAAACATTCCTGTAGCCTAAATATAAACACAACATatacaatatttaattaaaaaaatactaataataattaaaaaaaaaacaaaaaaaaaacctgcacatGAATAGATATTGGTTTGGTGtatttttcacttttttattttttattatttttttttttttaaataaaactctcTTCCACTGCATTCACATTTTCGTTTGGCTCGCTGGGTACAGATAGAACACCTGTTTTTGTTTCTATACAGCCTACCCAGTCAGAATTGCATTTTCAAAGAAAACGAGCATACATGAagatgtaaaacacacacacacacacacacacacacacacacacacacacacacacacacacacacacacacacacacacacacacacagcatcttTTAACAAAGATTGATGCCTGTTAATATGTCGTTTGTTTATGTTGATTCAATTACTAAGTTAATAAATGCGTCTCAAATACCTGCCTCACCATTTGCAATTAAATGATTTACAGTTACATAGCCATGTAGGCTTAAGCTACAGGTGAAGATGCTAACAAAAGCTTTTTGGATCAAATTGTCAACAACAATCATCGTGAAATTGcacaaataattaacaaaatccaaaaagtgtttttttttttttttttttttttaccgcacaTTATTAACATGACACAGTGTAGCTGTCACACTCTCAATGCCCATAGCCATAAAGCTTCTGCAAAACGTACCTGATGGTGATACGGGCTGTATGCTGCTGCAAAATACGGCTGTGGAGGACCATAAACTTGATACATAACATCCAAGCAACTCATGACTGAATTTTATGGACT encodes:
- the vgll2a gene encoding transcription cofactor vestigial-like protein 2a isoform X5 translates to MSCLDVMYQVYGPPQPYFAAAYSPYHHQLAFYSKMQEAPESSSGASSFSSHSAPTVKEEDCGREKECPPEAEYINSRCVLFTYFQGDISSVVDEHFSRALSQPGSYAPSTAATKSARNTSSWRDGSFPMSQRSFPPSFWNSTYQPSVTATLSSSSLGAPHTEIPFPTEPYSTASLHSHLHHAPPEPWHHAHHHHHPYSLSGAISTQSSAYPRPSMHDVYGTHFDPRYSSLLVPSVRPHRLTPTTVPTPGTPQCDIGKSEAATSAWTTPGAFSGPGADMGQSLSLNVDAARRYSLCGGPLLS
- the vgll2a gene encoding transcription cofactor vestigial-like protein 2a isoform X4, translated to MSCLDVMYQVYGPPQPYFAAAYSPYHHQKLAFYSKMQEAPESSSGASSFSSHSAPTVKEEDCGREKECPPEAEYINSRCVLFTYFQGDISSVVDEHFSRALSQPGSYAPSTAATKSARNTSSWRDGSFPMSQRSFPPSFWNSTYQPSVTATLSSSSLGAPHTEIPFPTEPYSTASLHSHLHHAPPEPWHHAHHHHHPYSLSGAISTQSSAYPRPSMHDVYGTHFDPRYSSLLVPSVRPHRLTPTTVPTPGTPQCDIGKSEAATSAWTTPGAFSGPGADMGQSLSLNVDAARRYSLCGGPLLS
- the vgll2a gene encoding transcription cofactor vestigial-like protein 2a isoform X3, whose translation is MSCLDVMYQVYGPPQPYFAAAYSPYHHQKLAFYSKMQEAPESSSGASSFSSHSAPTVKEEDCGREKECPPEAEYINSRCVLFTYFQGDISSVVDEHFSRALSQPGSYAPSTAATKSARNTSSWRDGSFPMSQRSFPPSFWNSTYQPSVTATLSSSSLGAPHTEIPFPTEPYSTASLHSHLHHAPPEPWHHAHHHHHPYSLSGAISTQSSAYPRPSMHDVYGTHFDPRYSSLLVPSVRPHRLTPTTVPTPGTPQCDIGKSEAATSAWTTPGAFSGPGADMGQSLSLNVDAGLQPQDKSKDLYWF
- the vgll2a gene encoding transcription cofactor vestigial-like protein 2a isoform X6, coding for MSCLDVMYQVYGPPQPYFAAAYSPYHHQKLAFYSKMQEAPESSSGASSFSSHSAPTVKEEDCGREKECPPEAEYINSRCVLFTYFQGDISSVVDEHFSRALSQPGSYAPSTAATKSARNTSSWRDGSFPMSQRSFPPSFWNSTYQPSVTATLSSSSLGAPHTEIPFPTEPYSTASLHSHLHHAPPEPWHHAHHHHHPYSLSGAISTQSSAYPRPSMHDVYGTHFDPRYSSLLVPSVRPHRLTPTTVPTPGTPQCDIGKSEAATSAWTTPGAFSGPGADMGQSLSLNVDAVV
- the vgll2a gene encoding transcription cofactor vestigial-like protein 2a isoform X2 — encoded protein: MSCLDVMYQVYGPPQPYFAAAYSPYHHQLAFYSKMQEAPESSSGASSFSSHSAPTVKEEDCGREKECPPEAEYINSRCVLFTYFQGDISSVVDEHFSRALSQPGSYAPSTAATKSARNTSSWRDGSFPMSQRSFPPSFWNSTYQPSVTATLSSSSLGAPHTEIPFPTEPYSTASLHSHLHHAPPEPWHHAHHHHHPYSLSGAISTQSSAYPRPSMHDVYGTHFDPRYSSLLVPSVRPHRLTPTTVPTPGTPQCDIGKSEAATSAWTTPGAFSGPGADMGQSLSLNVDAGKLRKSASHAITHQFHNSKIIN
- the vgll2a gene encoding transcription cofactor vestigial-like protein 2a isoform X1; translation: MSCLDVMYQVYGPPQPYFAAAYSPYHHQKLAFYSKMQEAPESSSGASSFSSHSAPTVKEEDCGREKECPPEAEYINSRCVLFTYFQGDISSVVDEHFSRALSQPGSYAPSTAATKSARNTSSWRDGSFPMSQRSFPPSFWNSTYQPSVTATLSSSSLGAPHTEIPFPTEPYSTASLHSHLHHAPPEPWHHAHHHHHPYSLSGAISTQSSAYPRPSMHDVYGTHFDPRYSSLLVPSVRPHRLTPTTVPTPGTPQCDIGKSEAATSAWTTPGAFSGPGADMGQSLSLNVDAGKLRKSASHAITHQFHNSKIIN